A genomic window from Solanum stenotomum isolate F172 chromosome 10, ASM1918654v1, whole genome shotgun sequence includes:
- the LOC125842553 gene encoding DNA mismatch repair protein MSH4 isoform X1 gives MEEDAGERSSFIVGFIENRAKEVGVAAFDLRSASLHLSQYIETSSSYQNTKTLLQFYEPMVIIVSPNKLAADGMVGVSQLADRVCSSTKKVIMARGCFDDTRGAVLVKGLAAKEPSALGLDSYYKQYYLCLAAAAATIKWIEAEKGVIITNHSLLVTFNGSFDHMNIDSTSVQNLEIIEPMHSSLLGTNNKKRSLFHMLKTTRTIGGTRLLRANLLQPLKDIETINTRLDCLDELMSNEQLFFGLSQALRKFPKETDRVLCHFCFKPKRVTNEVLASDNGRRSQIMISSIILLKTALDALPLLSKVLKEAKSCLLGNVYKTICENEKYTSIRKRIGEVIDEDVLHTRVPFVARTQQCFAVKAGADGLLDMARRSFCDTSEAIHSLANKYRQDFKLPNLKIPFNNRQGFYFSIPQKDIQGKLPSKFIQVVKHGNNVHCSSLELASLNVRNKSAAKECWLRTALCLEALMDAIREDVSVLTVLAEALCLLDMMVNSFAHTISTKPVDRYTRARFTCDGPLAIDSGRHPILESIHNDFIPNGIFLSEASNMAIVMGPNMSGKSTYLQQVCLMIILAQIGCYIPARFATLRVVDRIFTRMGTMDSLESNSSTFMTEMKETAFIMQNVSHRSLIVMDELGRATSSSDGFAIAWSCCEHLLALKAYSIFATHMENLSALSTMYPNVKILHFDVDVRNNRMDFKFQLKDGSRHVPHYGLMLAGVAGLPSSVVETAKRITSRITEKEMKRMEVNCRQYEDVQLIYRVAQRLMCLKYSDQDEDSLREALQNLKESYIGGRL, from the exons ATGGAAGAAGACGCCGGAGAAAGATCAAGCTTCATCGTCGGGTTCATAGAGAACCGAGCCAAGGAG GTTGGAGTAGCTGCGTTTGATTTGAGATCAGCGTCACTGCATCTTTCTCAGTATATAGAGACAAGCAGCTCCTATCAAAATACAAAGACTTTACTACAGTTCTATGAACCTATGGTAATCATTGTTTCCCCCAATAAACTGGCGGCGGATGGAATGGTTGGAGTCTCACAACTGGCTGACAGAGTTTGTTCCTCCACAAAAAAG GTTATAATGGCCCGTGGTTGCTTTGATGATACCAGG GGAGCTGTACTGGTTAAAGGTTTAGCTGCTAAGGAACCGTCTGCTCTTGGGCTGGATTCATACTACAAGCAATACTATTTGTGCTTGGCTGCAGCAGCTGCAACTATCAAGTG GATCGAAGCAGAGAAAGGTGTTATTATAACAAATCACTCTTTGCTG GTTACTTTTAATGGATCTTTTGACCACATGAACATTGATTCCACCAG TGTTCAGAACTTGGAGATAATTGAGCCTATGCACTCTTCTCTTCTGGGCacaaacaacaaaaagagaAGTTTATTCCACATGCTTAAAACAACTCGAACTATTGGAGG GACTAGACTTCTGAGGGCAAATCTTTTGCAGCCTCTGAAAGACATAGAGACAATTAACACTCGACTCGATTGCCTG GATGAGTTGATGAGCAATGAACAGCTATTCTTTGGTTTGTCTCAGGCCCTTCGTAAGTTTCCGAAAGAAACAG ATAGGGTCCTTTGTCACTTCTGCTTCAAGCCAAAGAGAGTTACTAATGAAGTCTTGGCTTCGGATAATGGAAGAAGGAGCCAGATAATGATATCCAGCATTATTCTTCTCAAAACAGCTCTTGATGCTTTACCGTTACTCTCCAAG GTTCTTAAAGAAGCCAAGAGTTGTCTGCTTGGAAATGTGTACAAAACCATATGTGAGAATGAAAAATATACTTCAATAAGGAAAAG AATTGGAGAGGTGATTGACGAAGATGTCCTTCATACAAGAGTTCCTTTTGTTGCACGGACACAGCAGTGTTTTGCTGTTAAGGCTGGAGCAGATGGGCTTCTTGATATGGCTCGGCGGTCATTCTGTGACACCAGCGAAG CTATACACAGTCTCGCAAATAAGTATCGTCAAGATTTCAAACTGCCGAACTTGAAGATCCCATTCAATAATAGGCAAGGGTTTTACTTTAGCATTCCACAGAAGGACATACAGGGAAAACTGCCCAGCAAGTTCATCCAG GTCGTGAAACATGGAAACAATGTCCATTGCTCGAGTCTTGAGCTTGCTTCA TTGAATGTGAGGAACAAGTCTGCAGCTAAAGAATGCTGGTTGAGGACTGCACTTTGTCTTGAAG CATTAATGGATGCAATACGAGAGGATGTCTCTGTGCTTACTGTTCTTGCAGAAGCGTTGTGCCTTTTAGACATGATGGTAAATTCATTTGCTCACACTATATCAACAAAACCAGTTGATAGATATACTAGAGCTCGTTTTACAT GTGATGGCCCATTGGCAATTGATTCTGGACGGCACCCCATTCTGGAAAGCATACACAATGATTTCATT CCAAATGGCATCTTTCTTTCTGAAGCATCAAATATGGCTATTGTAATGGGCCCAAACAT GAGCGGAAAAAGTACTTATCTTCAGCAAGTTTGTTTAATGATCATCCTTGCTCAAATTGGTTGCTATATTCCTGCTCGATTTGCCACTTTGAGGGTGGTCGATCGTATTTTCACAAGGATGGGAACAATGGACAGTCTCGAATCAAACTCTAGCACG TTCATGACAGAGATGAAGGAGACGGCTTTTATCATGCAAAACGTGTCCCATAG AAGTCTGATTGTTATGGATGAATTGGGGAGGGCAACTTCATCCTCTGATGGATTCGCAATCGCGTGGAGCTGTTGTGAGCATCTATTGGCACTTAAAGC GTACTCAATATTTGCGACTCATATGGAAAATCTATCAGCACTATCCACCATGTATCCAAATGTAAAAATTCTTCATTTTGATGTTGATGTGAGGAATAACCGCATGGACTTCAAG TTTCAACTGAAGGATGGGTCACGTCATGTGCCACATTACGGCCTCATGCTAGCAGGGGTAGCTGGATTACCAAGTTCAGTAGTGGAGACTGCCAAAAGAATCACATCTAGGATCACAGAGAAG GAAATGAAGAGAATGGAGGTGAATTGCAGACAGTACGAGGACGTACAATTGATTTACCGTGTAGCTCAACGGCTGATGTGCTTGAAATATTCTGATCAGGATGAAGATTCTCTAAGGGAGGCTCTGCAGAACCTTAAGGAAAGCTATATTGGTGGAAGGCTTTAG
- the LOC125842553 gene encoding DNA mismatch repair protein MSH4 isoform X2, giving the protein MEWLESHNWLTEFVPPQKRQVIMARGCFDDTRGAVLVKGLAAKEPSALGLDSYYKQYYLCLAAAAATIKWIEAEKGVIITNHSLLVTFNGSFDHMNIDSTSVQNLEIIEPMHSSLLGTNNKKRSLFHMLKTTRTIGGTRLLRANLLQPLKDIETINTRLDCLDELMSNEQLFFGLSQALRKFPKETDRVLCHFCFKPKRVTNEVLASDNGRRSQIMISSIILLKTALDALPLLSKVLKEAKSCLLGNVYKTICENEKYTSIRKRIGEVIDEDVLHTRVPFVARTQQCFAVKAGADGLLDMARRSFCDTSEAIHSLANKYRQDFKLPNLKIPFNNRQGFYFSIPQKDIQGKLPSKFIQVVKHGNNVHCSSLELASLNVRNKSAAKECWLRTALCLEALMDAIREDVSVLTVLAEALCLLDMMVNSFAHTISTKPVDRYTRARFTCDGPLAIDSGRHPILESIHNDFIPNGIFLSEASNMAIVMGPNMSGKSTYLQQVCLMIILAQIGCYIPARFATLRVVDRIFTRMGTMDSLESNSSTFMTEMKETAFIMQNVSHRSLIVMDELGRATSSSDGFAIAWSCCEHLLALKAYSIFATHMENLSALSTMYPNVKILHFDVDVRNNRMDFKFQLKDGSRHVPHYGLMLAGVAGLPSSVVETAKRITSRITEKEMKRMEVNCRQYEDVQLIYRVAQRLMCLKYSDQDEDSLREALQNLKESYIGGRL; this is encoded by the exons ATGGAATGGTTGGAGTCTCACAACTGGCTGACAGAGTTTGTTCCTCCACAAAAAAG ACAGGTTATAATGGCCCGTGGTTGCTTTGATGATACCAGG GGAGCTGTACTGGTTAAAGGTTTAGCTGCTAAGGAACCGTCTGCTCTTGGGCTGGATTCATACTACAAGCAATACTATTTGTGCTTGGCTGCAGCAGCTGCAACTATCAAGTG GATCGAAGCAGAGAAAGGTGTTATTATAACAAATCACTCTTTGCTG GTTACTTTTAATGGATCTTTTGACCACATGAACATTGATTCCACCAG TGTTCAGAACTTGGAGATAATTGAGCCTATGCACTCTTCTCTTCTGGGCacaaacaacaaaaagagaAGTTTATTCCACATGCTTAAAACAACTCGAACTATTGGAGG GACTAGACTTCTGAGGGCAAATCTTTTGCAGCCTCTGAAAGACATAGAGACAATTAACACTCGACTCGATTGCCTG GATGAGTTGATGAGCAATGAACAGCTATTCTTTGGTTTGTCTCAGGCCCTTCGTAAGTTTCCGAAAGAAACAG ATAGGGTCCTTTGTCACTTCTGCTTCAAGCCAAAGAGAGTTACTAATGAAGTCTTGGCTTCGGATAATGGAAGAAGGAGCCAGATAATGATATCCAGCATTATTCTTCTCAAAACAGCTCTTGATGCTTTACCGTTACTCTCCAAG GTTCTTAAAGAAGCCAAGAGTTGTCTGCTTGGAAATGTGTACAAAACCATATGTGAGAATGAAAAATATACTTCAATAAGGAAAAG AATTGGAGAGGTGATTGACGAAGATGTCCTTCATACAAGAGTTCCTTTTGTTGCACGGACACAGCAGTGTTTTGCTGTTAAGGCTGGAGCAGATGGGCTTCTTGATATGGCTCGGCGGTCATTCTGTGACACCAGCGAAG CTATACACAGTCTCGCAAATAAGTATCGTCAAGATTTCAAACTGCCGAACTTGAAGATCCCATTCAATAATAGGCAAGGGTTTTACTTTAGCATTCCACAGAAGGACATACAGGGAAAACTGCCCAGCAAGTTCATCCAG GTCGTGAAACATGGAAACAATGTCCATTGCTCGAGTCTTGAGCTTGCTTCA TTGAATGTGAGGAACAAGTCTGCAGCTAAAGAATGCTGGTTGAGGACTGCACTTTGTCTTGAAG CATTAATGGATGCAATACGAGAGGATGTCTCTGTGCTTACTGTTCTTGCAGAAGCGTTGTGCCTTTTAGACATGATGGTAAATTCATTTGCTCACACTATATCAACAAAACCAGTTGATAGATATACTAGAGCTCGTTTTACAT GTGATGGCCCATTGGCAATTGATTCTGGACGGCACCCCATTCTGGAAAGCATACACAATGATTTCATT CCAAATGGCATCTTTCTTTCTGAAGCATCAAATATGGCTATTGTAATGGGCCCAAACAT GAGCGGAAAAAGTACTTATCTTCAGCAAGTTTGTTTAATGATCATCCTTGCTCAAATTGGTTGCTATATTCCTGCTCGATTTGCCACTTTGAGGGTGGTCGATCGTATTTTCACAAGGATGGGAACAATGGACAGTCTCGAATCAAACTCTAGCACG TTCATGACAGAGATGAAGGAGACGGCTTTTATCATGCAAAACGTGTCCCATAG AAGTCTGATTGTTATGGATGAATTGGGGAGGGCAACTTCATCCTCTGATGGATTCGCAATCGCGTGGAGCTGTTGTGAGCATCTATTGGCACTTAAAGC GTACTCAATATTTGCGACTCATATGGAAAATCTATCAGCACTATCCACCATGTATCCAAATGTAAAAATTCTTCATTTTGATGTTGATGTGAGGAATAACCGCATGGACTTCAAG TTTCAACTGAAGGATGGGTCACGTCATGTGCCACATTACGGCCTCATGCTAGCAGGGGTAGCTGGATTACCAAGTTCAGTAGTGGAGACTGCCAAAAGAATCACATCTAGGATCACAGAGAAG GAAATGAAGAGAATGGAGGTGAATTGCAGACAGTACGAGGACGTACAATTGATTTACCGTGTAGCTCAACGGCTGATGTGCTTGAAATATTCTGATCAGGATGAAGATTCTCTAAGGGAGGCTCTGCAGAACCTTAAGGAAAGCTATATTGGTGGAAGGCTTTAG